The Dehalococcoidia bacterium genome includes a region encoding these proteins:
- a CDS encoding bifunctional 5,10-methylene-tetrahydrofolate dehydrogenase/5,10-methylene-tetrahydrofolate cyclohydrolase: protein MSVNIIDGKLMSAEIRSEIGKSTAQFVLAHQIRPGLAAVLVGDDPASAVYVRNKRLACDEAGMFSETFTLPHDTPEEEVIQLVKDLNMDSRFHGILVQLPLPKHVDERKVILTIDPNKDVDGMHPFNSGLLLEGNPRFLPATPAGVQQMLMRSGNDPEGKHTVILGRSNIVGKPLACLLLQKAIGANSTVTVCHTGTKNMSEFTLQADIVIAAIGRPLALTADMVKNGAVVIDVGINRIEDSSRKTGYRLVGDVDYENVIHKASAITPVPGGVGPMTIAMLLDNTLKAAKYMTVD from the coding sequence GTGTCAGTCAATATAATCGACGGAAAATTAATGTCTGCTGAAATCCGATCTGAGATCGGAAAAAGCACTGCGCAGTTTGTTCTAGCTCATCAAATACGCCCGGGACTTGCGGCTGTACTTGTTGGAGATGACCCCGCATCCGCTGTTTATGTAAGGAATAAAAGGCTAGCTTGTGATGAGGCTGGTATGTTTAGTGAAACATTCACTTTGCCACATGATACTCCTGAAGAGGAAGTGATTCAGTTGGTAAAAGATTTGAATATGGACAGTAGATTTCATGGTATTTTGGTTCAGTTGCCTCTCCCTAAGCACGTAGATGAACGCAAAGTCATTTTGACTATTGACCCAAATAAAGATGTGGACGGTATGCATCCATTTAATAGTGGGTTACTTTTGGAAGGTAATCCACGTTTCTTGCCTGCTACCCCTGCTGGTGTGCAGCAGATGTTGATGCGTAGTGGTAATGATCCCGAAGGTAAACACACTGTGATTTTGGGCAGAAGTAATATTGTCGGGAAGCCTCTTGCCTGTTTACTTTTGCAAAAAGCAATCGGGGCGAACTCTACCGTGACTGTGTGCCATACGGGTACTAAGAACATGAGTGAATTTACTTTACAGGCAGATATAGTAATTGCTGCTATTGGCAGGCCTTTGGCACTTACTGCCGATATGGTAAAGAATGGGGCCGTAGTTATAGACGTAGGAATCAATAGAATCGAGGATTCTTCAAGGAAAACAGGTTATAGGCTTGTAGGAGATGTGGACTATGAGAATGTGATCCACAAGGCTTCTGCCATAACACCTGTTCCTGGAGGCGTTGGCCCAATGACGATTGCTATGCTTTTGGACAACACGCTTAAGGCTGCTAAATATATGACGGTAGATTAA
- the acpS gene encoding holo-ACP synthase, translated as MSVGIDLIEINRIAKTLERFGDRFLNRIYTESEIRYCRGRAPQLAARFAAKEAVMKALGTGTRGVGWREIEVTRKPSGQPNVALHGRAAVVASKLGIEQMAISLSHSREYATASVIGQKIENC; from the coding sequence ATATCGGTAGGAATAGACCTTATTGAAATCAATCGTATTGCGAAAACGTTAGAGCGTTTTGGTGACCGCTTTTTAAATCGCATTTACACTGAAAGTGAAATTCGTTACTGTCGTGGACGCGCGCCTCAATTAGCTGCACGATTTGCTGCAAAAGAAGCAGTCATGAAAGCACTGGGAACAGGTACTAGAGGCGTTGGCTGGAGGGAGATTGAAGTGACGCGTAAACCGAGTGGCCAACCCAATGTCGCATTACATGGAAGAGCCGCAGTAGTTGCAAGCAAACTAGGGATTGAGCAGATGGCGATTAGCCTAAGTCACTCCAGAGAATATGCTACTGCCTCTGTAATAGGTCAGAAAATTGAAAATTGTTAA
- a CDS encoding NAD(P)H-hydrate dehydratase, translated as MKIVNTEQMRQFENAQVDAGVSLDQLMENAGLAIARSISNLLDGTRGKRVVVLVGQGNNGGDGMVAAKYLTDWGAVVTLYLTSPTKREDKFSECIERRIRVVDAKDDLEHWQLASYVSLADVVVDAVLGIGGRAQLPPNLLSIFKVLNDAHPAKSLCRYVAIDIPTGVDADTGQCDEFAFDATNTFALGYPKLGSILFPGASKIGKLETIPIGLANAEDQNINVDLIDPEYVSKVLPSRKPNGHKGSYGEVLVIGGSKEYVNAPTLVAAAAYRSGAGLVKSALPQNVYSITATSLLEQIFVPLPSSSDGGISKKAAAITQANLQNAGSSVIGPGLGTSYETKAFLQSLLLNNSMITCPVVIDADALNFLAGTYNWESQLMLKSILTPHPREMSRLLSRSVEEIQADRIGAASFAATKWQQIVVLKGAHTVIASPEGSIAVSPHINPALSTAGTGDVLAGLIGGLATQVPSMFDAAVCGVFVHGLAAERWSKINGDAGLLASDLLSLIPKALNDLRKL; from the coding sequence TTGAAAATTGTTAACACCGAACAGATGCGTCAGTTCGAAAACGCCCAAGTTGACGCCGGAGTGTCTCTTGATCAATTGATGGAAAATGCCGGCTTAGCGATAGCACGATCAATATCTAATCTACTTGATGGAACTCGAGGTAAAAGGGTAGTCGTTCTCGTCGGCCAAGGTAACAATGGCGGTGACGGAATGGTAGCTGCCAAGTACCTTACTGACTGGGGTGCTGTAGTTACCCTTTATCTGACTAGTCCTACAAAAAGAGAGGACAAATTCTCTGAATGCATTGAACGTCGAATCCGAGTGGTCGATGCGAAAGACGATTTAGAACACTGGCAACTGGCAAGCTATGTATCTTTAGCTGACGTTGTAGTTGACGCAGTGCTTGGTATTGGGGGAAGGGCCCAATTACCACCAAATCTCCTTTCAATATTCAAGGTCTTGAATGATGCCCACCCTGCTAAATCTTTGTGTCGATACGTAGCGATTGATATCCCCACCGGAGTAGATGCTGACACAGGGCAATGCGATGAATTTGCTTTCGACGCAACAAATACATTTGCTCTAGGATATCCCAAGCTTGGAAGTATCCTCTTTCCCGGGGCGTCCAAAATTGGAAAACTGGAGACGATCCCTATAGGTCTGGCAAACGCTGAGGACCAAAATATAAATGTAGATTTAATCGATCCAGAATATGTTTCAAAGGTTTTGCCTTCACGTAAGCCGAATGGGCACAAGGGTTCTTATGGTGAAGTATTAGTTATTGGAGGGAGCAAAGAATACGTTAATGCTCCAACATTAGTTGCTGCAGCTGCGTATCGATCAGGTGCAGGGCTGGTTAAATCTGCGTTACCTCAAAACGTCTATTCAATTACCGCTACAAGCCTACTTGAGCAAATTTTTGTGCCTTTGCCTTCATCATCTGATGGAGGAATTTCAAAAAAAGCCGCTGCTATTACACAAGCAAACTTACAAAACGCCGGCTCGTCAGTAATAGGACCAGGCTTGGGAACAAGCTATGAGACCAAGGCTTTCCTCCAATCATTACTGCTAAACAATTCAATGATTACTTGCCCAGTCGTTATTGATGCAGACGCACTGAATTTCCTTGCAGGCACATACAATTGGGAATCACAGTTAATGCTGAAGTCAATACTGACACCTCATCCCCGTGAAATGAGTAGATTATTAAGCAGATCAGTTGAGGAAATCCAAGCTGACAGGATAGGTGCAGCAAGCTTTGCCGCAACGAAATGGCAGCAAATCGTGGTACTCAAGGGAGCTCATACAGTAATAGCTTCGCCGGAAGGTTCTATTGCGGTAAGTCCTCATATAAATCCAGCTCTATCTACCGCTGGAACAGGTGATGTGCTTGCAGGATTAATAGGCGGGTTAGCAACTCAGGTTCCAAGCATGTTTGATGCCGCAGTCTGCGGAGTATTCGTCCACGGGCTGGCAGCAGAGCGCTGGAGCAAGATCAATGGTGATGCAGGGTTACTGGCCAGCGATTTACTTAGTTTGATACCAAAAGCCCTGAATGACTTAAGAAAGCTATAA
- a CDS encoding type III pantothenate kinase, with product MLLAIDIGNTNITLGVFDSAELKASWRLSSNSLRQKDEYSLQIRDLLPLKGVSVAEVTEIAICSVVPPLTTVFEDVAYDLFNTDPLIVEAGTKTGIRIMYDRAHDVGADRVVDAAAALHFYGGPAIIVDLGTATVIDAVTEDGKYLGGAISIGIELAREALVSNTSMLRRVELTPPDTAIGKNTTASIQSGLIFGFTGLIEKMVERFKDEMNAPNAKIIGTGGLVNLIASETGIFDVVDQDLTLRGLHYIHSINPPEEDAEK from the coding sequence ATGTTGCTTGCTATCGATATAGGAAATACCAATATCACGTTAGGCGTTTTTGATAGCGCTGAACTGAAAGCAAGCTGGCGCCTGTCGTCCAATTCCCTTAGGCAAAAAGATGAATATTCGCTCCAGATAAGGGATTTACTACCCTTAAAGGGGGTCTCTGTTGCTGAAGTTACAGAAATTGCGATCTGCAGTGTTGTACCTCCATTAACAACTGTATTTGAAGATGTTGCGTACGATTTATTCAATACCGATCCTCTAATAGTTGAAGCCGGAACGAAAACAGGTATACGCATCATGTATGACCGGGCACATGATGTCGGTGCCGATCGAGTAGTTGATGCTGCAGCTGCGCTTCATTTTTATGGAGGCCCTGCAATAATCGTAGATCTTGGAACCGCAACAGTTATTGATGCGGTTACAGAAGATGGCAAATATTTAGGCGGAGCGATATCCATCGGTATTGAACTTGCACGTGAAGCCCTGGTCTCAAACACTTCTATGCTGCGAAGAGTCGAATTAACCCCGCCTGATACAGCAATTGGTAAAAATACCACTGCTTCAATTCAGTCAGGTTTAATTTTTGGTTTTACCGGACTCATTGAAAAAATGGTCGAGAGATTCAAGGATGAAATGAATGCACCTAATGCAAAAATCATAGGTACCGGTGGCCTTGTCAATTTAATAGCTTCCGAAACTGGAATTTTCGACGTTGTTGATCAGGACTTAACCCTTAGGGGACTGCATTACATTCATTCAATAAATCCACCGGAAGAAGACGCCGAAAAATGA
- the coaBC gene encoding bifunctional phosphopantothenoylcysteine decarboxylase/phosphopantothenate--cysteine ligase CoaBC yields MSGPFENKNILLGISGSIAAYKSIDVASKLTQAGANVDVIMTYSATQFVAPLTFRSITHRSVHHDVWDINSPEAVEHVALAERGDILIIAPATAHMIGKLALGLAEDPISITAIATSAPLLLAPAMDANMWSNPAVQKNISTLIERGATVIEPEEGRLASGLTGVGRLADTSTIIGEAAKILGVKKALAGHRIIVTAGGTQEAIDPVRVITNHSSGKMGYAIAEAGRDLGAEVILITAPTALDLPSGITTIKVKSTSDMHKAVTDASGNADAIIMAAAVADFRPAKTKQQKMKKSSKQDQSSIDLEQTEDIISNVSKNLIRVAFAAETENLLENATVKLEKKQVDFVVANDVTSEGSGFGSDANKVWVLDTNGVEDLPLMPKYEVALAILDKVAHLLASK; encoded by the coding sequence ATGAGCGGCCCTTTCGAGAATAAAAACATTCTGCTTGGAATTAGTGGAAGTATTGCTGCGTATAAATCCATTGATGTCGCAAGTAAGCTTACGCAAGCTGGTGCGAACGTAGATGTGATAATGACTTATTCTGCTACGCAGTTCGTTGCGCCTCTCACTTTCCGCAGTATTACCCATCGATCAGTACACCATGACGTATGGGATATTAATTCGCCTGAGGCCGTAGAGCATGTTGCTCTTGCAGAGCGGGGAGATATTTTGATTATTGCTCCAGCAACAGCACACATGATTGGCAAGCTTGCACTCGGACTTGCCGAGGACCCGATCAGCATTACTGCCATTGCCACATCTGCCCCGCTACTACTAGCACCTGCAATGGATGCGAACATGTGGAGCAACCCCGCAGTACAAAAAAATATTTCGACGCTTATTGAGCGGGGGGCAACCGTAATTGAACCGGAAGAAGGCAGGCTTGCTTCCGGGTTAACAGGAGTGGGGAGGCTTGCAGATACTTCAACAATTATTGGAGAGGCTGCAAAAATCCTCGGAGTGAAAAAAGCCCTGGCAGGCCACCGCATCATAGTGACCGCAGGCGGCACCCAGGAAGCAATTGATCCAGTCAGGGTAATAACAAATCACTCATCGGGGAAAATGGGTTATGCGATTGCAGAGGCGGGGCGGGACCTCGGTGCAGAAGTAATCCTGATTACTGCTCCTACTGCCTTAGACCTACCATCGGGAATAACGACTATAAAAGTTAAAAGCACATCAGATATGCATAAAGCTGTTACCGATGCTTCAGGAAATGCAGATGCCATCATTATGGCTGCAGCTGTGGCTGATTTTCGGCCTGCAAAAACCAAACAGCAGAAAATGAAAAAATCCTCCAAGCAGGATCAGTCTTCTATAGACCTGGAACAGACTGAGGACATTATTTCGAATGTGTCCAAAAATTTAATCCGAGTAGCTTTCGCAGCTGAAACAGAAAATCTCCTTGAGAATGCGACAGTCAAGCTAGAAAAGAAGCAGGTTGACTTCGTTGTAGCAAATGATGTCACCTCCGAAGGTTCTGGCTTTGGGTCAGATGCCAATAAAGTATGGGTTCTCGATACAAACGGCGTAGAGGATTTACCCCTGATGCCTAAATACGAAGTTGCACTGGCAATCCTTGATAAAGTGGCTCATCTATTAGCATCAAAATAG
- a CDS encoding MFS transporter, with the protein MIPSSSSSTLSWKRNLIALWIAQVGTTLGFSFTFPFYPIFFEEIGGFSTESAAFWAGMAGWVFGIGMGLFSPIWGVLGDKYGRKLNIIRAMFLGGFFLTISGFAETPMQLLVSRFFVGATSGVVPTIMALVAAHTPREKLPFASGAVQSALFLGIALGPLFGGLIYDAYGMTQAFVATGAALWLSGILVIIVVKEDFQRPNVPGGTLQSFVDMWHLSTSRAMLPLYLVILLVLASNLVIQPAIPGLVESVEGGSDSGTASGIVFTVMGMGAAISSLLMGFLAGKFGIQRMLIIAAVAASLTSLIPYFAQDYWALAFGLLSTSLFAGGLGGMVNGLIAMRSPAGRHGAAFGAAQFSHAVGVAIGPLVGGFAVITLGLRSVFLIDIAGFSLILLVVLMFLRTAKQSSA; encoded by the coding sequence GTGATTCCTAGCTCTTCATCTTCAACACTGTCATGGAAACGAAACCTGATTGCTTTATGGATTGCCCAAGTCGGCACCACATTAGGATTTTCGTTCACTTTTCCATTTTACCCTATTTTCTTTGAAGAGATTGGCGGTTTTTCTACAGAAAGCGCTGCTTTTTGGGCAGGAATGGCTGGCTGGGTTTTTGGTATTGGCATGGGATTATTCAGCCCTATCTGGGGTGTTTTAGGCGATAAATATGGCCGCAAACTCAACATTATCAGAGCGATGTTTCTCGGAGGGTTTTTCTTAACTATTTCAGGCTTTGCCGAGACTCCAATGCAGTTGCTTGTTTCACGATTTTTTGTCGGGGCAACCAGCGGAGTTGTTCCTACTATTATGGCATTAGTTGCCGCACATACTCCGCGCGAAAAACTTCCCTTTGCATCTGGTGCAGTTCAATCTGCATTGTTTTTAGGAATTGCCCTAGGCCCTCTATTCGGAGGACTTATTTATGACGCATACGGTATGACACAGGCATTTGTAGCTACAGGCGCTGCTCTCTGGTTGTCGGGAATACTTGTCATCATTGTGGTCAAAGAAGACTTCCAGCGCCCTAACGTACCTGGTGGCACTCTGCAGTCCTTTGTAGATATGTGGCATTTGAGCACTTCAAGAGCCATGCTGCCTCTGTACCTAGTAATTTTACTGGTGCTTGCTTCTAATTTAGTGATTCAGCCAGCTATCCCTGGGCTTGTTGAATCTGTCGAAGGCGGGTCTGATTCAGGAACTGCTTCCGGGATCGTATTTACAGTGATGGGAATGGGCGCGGCGATTTCGTCGTTATTGATGGGATTTTTGGCTGGAAAATTTGGAATACAAAGAATGCTCATCATTGCTGCCGTGGCAGCGTCATTGACGAGCCTAATCCCTTATTTTGCACAAGATTATTGGGCGTTGGCATTTGGCCTGCTTTCTACTTCATTGTTCGCCGGAGGACTTGGTGGAATGGTGAACGGATTGATTGCAATGCGATCCCCTGCAGGTAGGCACGGGGCCGCATTTGGGGCAGCACAGTTCTCCCATGCCGTGGGTGTAGCTATCGGCCCCCTAGTTGGAGGCTTTGCTGTTATCACCCTAGGATTACGGAGCGTGTTCCTGATCGATATTGCAGGATTTTCCCTGATACTCTTGGTTGTACTTATGTTTTTGCGGACGGCTAAGCAATCGAGTGCATAG
- a CDS encoding valine--tRNA ligase yields the protein MSTADSPEPLSKAYNPKEVEDRLYEWWEKQGYFRAYPDPNKKPFTIIMPPPNVTGELHLGHAMTAAIQDTLTRYHRMLGDMALYLPGTDHAGIATQVVVERELQKQNLSRHDVGREKFLAMVWEWVKSTGDKIDNQHRRLGASCDWTRKTFTLDDGPAMAVRATFKNLYDEGLIYRSERMINWCVTCQTALSDLEVEYAEEEGHLYNIKYPYQDGSGYIIVATTRPETLLGDTAVAVHPDDSRYENSLGKLLNLPILNRPIPIITDDSVSTEFGTGAVKITPGHDPNDFDMGERHGLPIINILNPNGSLNENAGPYQGVDRLEARKMIVSKLENEGLLESITPHHHSIGHCQRSYDIAEPIVSLQWFVKIKPLAEPAIAAVEQGSIEIIPERFSKVYSNWMENIRDWCISRQLWWGHRIPVWYCNDCEHENVAIEEPEKCGKCQSVNLQQDEDVLDTWFSSGLWPHSTLGWPSKREDLDYFYPTSVMETGYDILFFWVARMVMLGIKNIGDIPFQTVYLHGLVRDESGQKMSKTKGNVRDPLDAIDQYGTDALRFALTTGTAPGNDTRFSDDRLEAARNFANKLWNVGRFVLREIESGANLDGWNGAPPRTHAQDRWILSKAQQTACSVNDLIQNFQLGEAERVLYEFIWNDFADWYIELAKIRLRAGDDEPRKVLAHVLERVLRLLHPFMPFVTEEIWQKLTSVLPDEAKLPESIMIAPYPNPQARLSEQELEQRRLDDADSVNLIELLIELVRAIRNIRAEFKIEPKTLINLNLVQGGKNQDLASQSEFIQSLARVGTLSFSPNDSKNTIKLVVQDLVVILDLGSAVDVVKEIHRIEQEIKELDNYSSSVKVRLSNDQFIAKAPEEVVAKERVRLDEAETKRLHLVELRNNLANE from the coding sequence ATGTCCACAGCTGACTCGCCTGAGCCCTTGTCTAAAGCCTACAACCCAAAAGAGGTTGAGGATCGGTTGTATGAATGGTGGGAAAAACAAGGGTATTTCAGAGCATATCCTGACCCTAACAAAAAGCCTTTTACAATCATCATGCCGCCTCCAAACGTTACAGGTGAACTACATCTGGGCCATGCGATGACAGCTGCAATTCAAGATACGTTAACTAGGTATCACAGAATGTTAGGGGATATGGCTCTCTATCTTCCCGGAACGGACCATGCAGGAATAGCTACTCAAGTTGTCGTTGAACGTGAACTACAAAAGCAAAACTTGAGCAGACACGACGTAGGTCGTGAAAAATTCCTTGCCATGGTATGGGAATGGGTAAAATCAACCGGTGACAAAATAGACAACCAGCATCGACGACTCGGTGCATCATGTGACTGGACTCGAAAGACATTCACTCTTGATGATGGCCCAGCGATGGCGGTACGCGCTACATTCAAAAATCTCTACGATGAAGGATTAATTTACCGTAGTGAACGAATGATCAATTGGTGCGTAACATGCCAAACTGCATTGTCGGATCTGGAAGTTGAATATGCTGAGGAAGAGGGACATCTTTACAATATAAAATATCCTTACCAAGACGGTTCAGGCTATATCATCGTAGCGACCACTCGGCCCGAAACTCTACTTGGTGATACAGCTGTTGCCGTTCATCCTGACGACAGCCGTTACGAAAATTCCCTCGGAAAACTCCTGAACCTCCCTATTCTTAATCGCCCTATTCCAATTATCACTGACGATTCAGTTTCTACAGAATTTGGTACTGGTGCTGTAAAAATCACACCAGGGCACGACCCAAATGACTTTGATATGGGGGAGCGCCACGGTTTACCTATCATTAATATCCTAAATCCAAACGGAAGCCTGAATGAAAACGCAGGTCCTTACCAGGGAGTTGATAGGCTTGAAGCACGAAAAATGATTGTGTCCAAACTGGAAAATGAAGGTTTACTGGAAAGCATCACACCTCATCATCATTCAATTGGTCACTGTCAAAGAAGCTACGATATCGCAGAACCAATAGTTTCACTGCAATGGTTTGTGAAAATAAAGCCACTTGCCGAACCCGCTATTGCAGCAGTTGAGCAAGGCTCTATAGAAATAATCCCCGAGCGTTTTTCTAAAGTCTATTCCAACTGGATGGAAAACATTAGGGATTGGTGTATATCCCGTCAGCTCTGGTGGGGGCACCGGATACCCGTATGGTATTGCAACGATTGCGAACATGAAAATGTTGCAATTGAAGAACCTGAAAAGTGTGGGAAATGCCAATCTGTAAATTTGCAGCAAGATGAAGATGTATTAGATACCTGGTTTTCTTCAGGGCTATGGCCCCACTCAACATTAGGATGGCCGAGTAAACGCGAAGATTTGGACTATTTTTATCCCACGTCTGTAATGGAGACTGGTTACGACATACTCTTCTTCTGGGTTGCACGCATGGTTATGCTGGGAATCAAAAATATTGGCGATATTCCTTTTCAAACTGTATATCTGCACGGTCTAGTTCGAGATGAATCAGGTCAGAAAATGAGCAAAACCAAAGGCAATGTTCGAGACCCGCTAGATGCAATAGATCAGTATGGTACTGACGCTTTACGATTTGCACTTACGACAGGTACCGCTCCTGGTAATGACACCCGATTCAGTGACGACCGGCTGGAGGCGGCACGAAATTTTGCAAATAAGCTGTGGAATGTAGGCCGTTTTGTTCTGCGTGAAATCGAAAGCGGAGCCAATCTAGATGGCTGGAACGGAGCGCCTCCGCGTACTCATGCGCAGGATCGCTGGATACTATCTAAGGCCCAGCAGACTGCCTGTAGCGTTAATGACCTGATCCAGAATTTCCAGCTTGGCGAAGCTGAGCGAGTTTTATATGAATTCATATGGAATGATTTCGCAGATTGGTACATTGAGCTCGCTAAAATAAGGTTGCGTGCAGGTGATGATGAGCCTAGAAAAGTCCTCGCTCACGTTCTTGAGCGCGTTCTGCGATTACTTCATCCGTTCATGCCTTTTGTCACAGAGGAAATATGGCAAAAACTCACATCCGTGCTTCCTGATGAAGCAAAACTACCCGAATCAATAATGATTGCTCCTTACCCCAACCCTCAAGCTCGGCTTTCAGAGCAAGAATTAGAGCAAAGGCGGCTCGATGACGCGGATTCCGTCAATTTAATTGAATTGCTAATTGAGTTGGTTCGAGCCATTAGAAATATTCGTGCAGAATTCAAAATTGAGCCTAAAACTCTCATCAATCTTAATTTAGTACAGGGTGGAAAAAATCAAGATTTAGCCAGTCAGTCTGAATTTATACAATCTCTAGCAAGAGTTGGAACTCTTTCTTTTTCACCCAACGATTCGAAAAATACTATAAAGCTAGTTGTGCAGGATTTAGTAGTTATACTTGATCTAGGATCCGCGGTAGACGTTGTAAAAGAGATTCACCGCATCGAACAGGAAATAAAAGAATTAGACAATTATTCCTCTTCAGTAAAAGTACGCTTAAGTAATGACCAATTTATTGCCAAGGCGCCCGAAGAAGTAGTCGCAAAAGAGAGGGTAAGGTTAGATGAAGCTGAAACCAAACGTCTTCATTTGGTAGAGCTTAGAAACAATCTTGCAAATGAGTAA